One genomic region from Saccharomyces cerevisiae S288C chromosome XI, complete sequence encodes:
- a CDS encoding uncharacterized protein (hypothetical protein; conserved among S. cerevisiae strains) — protein MAYSSLCLCLLFNPKGCSNLHPFVVDNEFPPYHLSLVLIKQQRMLDRNRSWAYLAALWRHPWTVISKCCLVYIYIQRQLEFGYSYCFFDFLLVILSETVVILYY, from the coding sequence ATGGCGTATTCATCGTTATGTTTGTGTCTTTTGTTCAACCCAAAGGGCTGTAGCAATCTTCACCCGTTTGTCGTTGATAACGAGTTTCCACCTTATCACTTATCACTAGTGCTAATCAAACAGCAAAGAATGCTTGATAGAAACCGATCCTGGGCTTATCTCGCTGCATTGTGGCGGCATCCCTGGACTGTAATCAGCAAGTGTTGCttagtatatatatacatcCAGCGTCAGCTTGAATTTGGATACAGTTACTGTTTTTTCGATTTTCTCTTGGTTATTCTTTCTGAGACAGTAGTAATTTTGTATTACTGA
- the SPC34 gene encoding Spc34p (Essential subunit of the Dam1 complex (aka DASH complex); complex couples kinetochores to the force produced by MT depolymerization thereby aiding in chromosome segregation; also localized to nuclear side of spindle pole body), producing MGESLDRCIDDINRAVDSMSTLYFKPPGIFHNAILQGASNKASIRKDITRLIKDCNHDEAYLLFKVNPEKQSVSRRDGKEGVFDYVIKRDTDMKRNRRLGRPGEKPIIHVPKEVYLNKDRLDLNNKRRRTATTSGGGLNGFIFDTDLIGSSVISNSSSGTFKALSAVFKDDPQIQRLLYALENGSVLMEEESNNQRRKTIFVEDFPTDLILKVMAEVTDLWPLTEFKQDYDQLYHNYEQLSSKLRFIKKEVLLQDDRLKTMSQYHPSSSHDVAKIIRKEKDEIRRLEMEIANLQE from the coding sequence ATGGGGGAAAGCTTGGATAGATGTATAGATGATATTAATAGGGCGGTGGACTCTATGTCCACACTCTATTTCAAGCCACCAggaatttttcataatgCCATCCTACAGGGAGCAAGCAACAAGGCAAGCATTAGAAAAGACATTACTAGACTAATAAAGGACTGTAACCACGACGAGGCGTATCTTCTGTTCAAAGTCAACCCTGAGAAACAATCCGTTTCACGTAGAGACGGCAAGGAGGGAGTATTCGACTATGTTATTAAACGAGATACGGacatgaaaagaaatagaaggCTGGGCAGACCAGGGGAAAAACCGATCATCCATGTGCCCAAGGAAGTATATTTGAACAAAGATCGTCTTGATTTGAACAATAAAAGGAGAAGAACCGCCACTACAAGTGGCGGTGGCTTGAAcggttttatttttgatacCGATCTTATAGGATCCTCTGTCatttcaaattcaagtTCAGGTACATTCAAAGCATTATCAGCCGTGTTCAAGGATGATCCGCAAATTCAAAGGCTCCTATATGCCTTGGAAAATGGAAGCGTGCTcatggaagaagaatccaataaccaaagaagaaaaaccatCTTTGTCGAGGATTTCCCTACTGATTTAATTCTTAAAGTTATGGCCGAAGTAACAGATTTATGGCCACTAACAGAGTTCAAGCAGGATTACGACCAATTGTACCATAATTATGAACAactttcttccaaattgcgcttcatcaagaaagaagTTTTGCTTCAAGATGATCGCTTAAAGACTATGTCACAGTACcatccttcttcttctcaCGACGTTGCTAAGATTAttcgaaaagaaaaagatgaaattaGGCGGCTAGAAATGGAGATAGCCAACTTGCAAGAGTAG
- the CAF4 gene encoding Caf4p (WD40 repeat-containing protein associated with the CCR4-NOT complex; interacts in a Ccr4p-dependent manner with Ssn2p; also interacts with Fis1p, Mdv1p and Dnm1p and plays a role in mitochondrial fission; CAF4 has a paralog, MDV1, that arose from the whole genome duplication) encodes MGSGDTRGESSLVAKPIEIILNKLPHAILAQQQFQKYITSPIYRYLSKLLLFREVAWPESTKDTQKGQVGIFSFQNNYADSATTFRILAHLDEQRYPLPNGAAEKNLPSLFEGFKATVSIIQQRLLLDNVDGATNSDKEKYVQLPDINTGFVNKTYSRIDLTHLLEDVETNVENLSINKTLEMDELTRLDSMINELESRKLKILERVKHIDSKSTNLENDVTLIKDRINFIEEYNLEADREQSLRKQMEEERSSEASSFTQNEEAISSLCDVESKDTRLKDFYKMPHEKSHDKNRQIISETYSRNTTAFRMTIPHGEHGNSITALDFDTPWGTLCSSSYQDRIVKVWDLNHGIQVGELPGHLATVNCMQIDKKNYNMLITGSKDATLKLWDLNLSREIYLDHSPLKEKTEEIVTPCIHNFELHKDEITALSFDSEALVSGSRDKKIFHWDLTTGKCIQQLDLIFTPTHSDIKMPARSLNNGACLLGTEAPMIGALQCYNSALATGTKDGIVRLWDLRVGKPVRLLEGHTDGITSLKFDSEKLVTGSMDNSVRIWDLRTSSILDVIAYDLPVSSLDFDGKLITVGANEGGVNVFNMERDEHWMTPEPPHSLDGDELSRRIAIVKYKDGFLINGHNDGDINVWTL; translated from the coding sequence ATGGGTTCGGGCGATACTAGAGGAGAAAGCTCTCTGGTAGCTAAACCAATCGAAATTATACTTAATAAGCTACCACATGCCATACTAGcgcaacaacaatttcaaaaatatataaCGAGCCCCATCTACAGATATCTTTCCAAACTTCTACTGTTCAGAGAGGTGGCTTGGCCCGAAAGTACAAAAGATACCCAGAAAGGACAAGTAGGGatattttcctttcaaaaCAATTATGCAGACTCTGCAACAACTTTCAGAATACTTGCTCATTTAGATGAGCAGCGATACCCGCTACCCAACGGTGCCgctgaaaagaatttaccttctttatttgaaggATTCAAAGCTACCGTTTCCATCATTCAACAGAGACTGTTGTTAGACAATGTAGACGGGGCCACGAATAGtgataaggaaaaatacGTTCAATTGCCGGATATTAATACTGGTTTTGTGAATAAAACGTACTCTAGAATTGACCTAACACATTTACTTGAGGATGTAGAAACTAACGTGGAAAATCTGTCAATCAATAAAACGTTAGAGATGGATGAGTTGACCAGATTAGATTCCATGATCAACGAACTAGAATCCAGGAAATTAAAAATCCTGGAAAGGGTTAAGCACATTGATAGTAAGTCTACCAATCTTGAGAATGATGTAACACTGATAAAGGATAGAATAAATTTTATCGAGGAATACAATTTGGAAGCTGATCGTGAACAGAGCTTACGGAAGcaaatggaagaagaaagatcATCTGAAGCGTCGTCCTTCACGCAAAATGAAGAAGCCATATCGTCGTTATGTGATGTTGAAAGTAAGGATACGAgattaaaagatttttacAAGATGCCCCATGAAAAAAGCCACGATAAAAACAGGCAAATTATCTCAGAAACATATAGCCGAAATACCACGGCTTTCAGAATGACAATACCCCATGGCGAACATGGAAACAGCATAACCGCATTAGACTTTGATACACCATGGGGAACCTTGTGCTCATCAAGCTACCAAGATCGTATAGTAAAAGTGTGGGATTTGAACCATGGGATACAAGTTGGAGAGCTGCCTGGTCACCTTGCTACTGTTAATTGCATGCAAATagataagaaaaattacaatATGTTGATTACTGGAAGTAAGGATGCCACTCTGAAGTTATGGGACTTAAATCTGAGTAGAGAAATATATTTGGACCATAGTCCATTGAAGGAGAAGacagaagaaattgttaCACCATGTATCCATAATTTTGAGTTACATAAAGACGAAATCACAGCCCTGTCTTTTGATTCTGAAGCTTTGGTTAGCGGATCTAGggacaaaaaaatattccaCTGGGATTTAACGACGGGCAAATGTATTCAGCAACTTGACCTTATCTTCACACCTACACATAGCGACATTAAAATGCCTGCACGTTCATTAAACAATGGTGCATGTTTACTTGGCACAGAAGCACCAATGATAGGAGCCCTCCAATGTTACAACTCTGCATTAGCAACAGGAACAAAAGATGGCATTGTGCGACTATGGGATCTAAGAGTTGGCAAACCGGTGAGATTACTAGAAGGCCATACCGATGGAATTACAAGTTTGAAGTTTGATTCCGAAAAATTGGTAACAGGCTCGATGGACAATAGCGTAAGGATTTGGGATTTGAGGACAAGCTCAATTCTTGACGTGATTGCTTACGATTTACCAGTATCGTCCTTAGATTTCGATGGTAAATTAATCACTGTTGGCGCAAACGAGGGAGGGGTTAATGTCTTTAACATGGAGCGCGATGAGCATTGGATGACTCCTGAACCACCGCATTCACTAGATGGGGATGAGCTGAGCAGAAGAATTGCTATTGTCAAGTATAAAGACGGATTTCTGATCAATGGGCACAACGATGGAGACATCAATGTATGGACACTTtag
- the SPO14 gene encoding phospholipase D (Phospholipase D; catalyzes the hydrolysis of phosphatidylcholine, producing choline and phosphatidic acid; involved in Sec14p-independent secretion; required for meiosis and spore formation; differently regulated in secretion and meiosis; participates in transcription initiation and/or early elongation of specific genes; interacts with 'foot domain' of RNA polymerase II; deletion results in abnormal CTD-Ser5 phosphorylation of RNA polymerase II at specific promoter regions), which yields MSNVSTASGTHFAPPQADRSVTEEVDRVNSRPDELENQEVLRQLPENGNLTSSLQREKRRTPNGKEAERKHALPKSFVDRNLSDVSPNHSLDHIMHSNEHDPRRGSDEENMHRLYNNLHSSNNNVHSKRNSKREEERAPQRRSSSVAYTQQQFNGWKKEFGHAFKKISAIGRLKSSVNSPTPAGSGHRHNQHQHQQVNEEDLYTQRLASDLLDSLLAGCPASLFASTQFLRDEHGKRRAPLLLAKLDVRVSPLKNDNNILDITNSNHNHRGNNNNNTGENSDRRPSIPRSSSIISISSNVAEFMYSRNENSLFRIHLEYGIDEDRLKWSIIRSYKDIKSLHHKLKIVAFQQLTISKLYSDNNRYHSLQLPHFPHYKEMVKERNVMEKKAENKPSSAASAPHTSENNNNDNGSNITSLETLSSSEISEFNIDNVKMKHLQDLIDEPDDFSQPIHLRLERYLRLLNIALCLRPHANRLFEFYELSPLGNLLSRESGFQGKQGYLVIRSTAKAQGWRVSHFGKHAFKDMIDRHTTKWFLVRNSYLTYVSDLSSTTPLDVFLIDWKFKVRFSGNKNNILDNENEINWIIHDPNLEINDELEEFGIENDANNILDKNGKSKTHQKKSNISSKLLLLTLENSERKLKIICKSESSLKQWMSSIIKMSTSTPWSKPNRFGSFAPVRTNSFCKFLVDGRDYFWSLSEALLMAKDVIYIHDWWLSPELYLRRPVKGNQGFRIDRMLKSCAEKGIKIFIVIYRNVGNIVGTDSLWTKHSMLNLHPNIHIIRSPNQWLQNTYFWAHHEKFVVIDETFAFIGGTDLCYGRYDTFEHVLRDDAESLLDQNFPGKDYSNARIADFHDLDKPFESMYDRKVIPRMPWHDVQMMTLGEPARDLARHFVQRWNYLLRAKRPSRLTPLLTPPSDLTAEELKSLPMFEILREKSTCETQILRSAGNWSLGLKETECSIQNAYLKLIEQSEHFIYIENQFFITSTVWNGTCVLNKIGDALVDRIVKANQEKKPWKAFILIPLMPGFDSPVDTAEASSLRLIMQFQYQSISRGEHSTFSKLKKLNIDPAQYIQFFSLRKWSTFAPNERLITEQLYVHAKILIADDRRCIIGSANINERSQLGNRDSEVAILIRDTDLIKTKMNGDDYYAGKFPWELRQRLMREHLGCDVDLVEFVEKKFERFEKFAAKNYEKLHTLSKEGDSGNNWSDREMIDSAMIELGYREIFGCKFSPQWKSGHGNSVDDGSTQCGINEKEVGREDENVYEKFFNSVDYGKSSRKRTPLPKHNFASLGLTFNHRAGIENVGIRDHKVLSTDPRLRKNDEHKKEVDGYGPDCWKKESNKKFKADATEQLKEWALNSLASKVLDDKEMIKSEIPEGFSNYLPNEKDLEMYLTDKTVTNRNKWSMLKRICYLQYLSHKLDERKTQRLKKIKDMRRHLSSSTESTRNGSNSLPLNEKSNEGESTNVDQDIEGDEYHRLHEDILKNQELDDGSLDDLLSQIIPKITNFNSGEIDDAKKEELLKLNFIDPYSFEDPLISSFSEGLWFTIALRNTLLYKLVFHCQPDNAVQNWKEYGEFTELEQEFQINQEKLIDLEAENINSTTTNVVDKDREKEKMRKAAELRMKLSGSLLYGFNQKVFDKHTAQRILERIHGHLVIFPTEWLAKEVESRNWIFNSDRLSPMEIYN from the coding sequence ATGTCTAACGTGTCAACAGCGTCTGGAACTCACTTCGCTCCACCTCAGGCAGATAGATCGGTGACTGAAGAAGTAGATAGAGTAAATTCGAGACCAGATGAGTTAGAAAACCAAGAAGTATTGCGGCAATTACCTGAGAATGGCAATCTGACTAGCAGTttacaaagagaaaaacGAAGAACTCCCAACGGCAAGGAGGCGGAGAGGAAGCATGCATTGCCCAAATCCTTTGTAGATAGAAACCTGAGTGATGTGTCACCGAACCACTCATTAGACCATATTATGCACTCTAATGAACATGATCCTCGTCGAGGTTCTGATGAGGAAAATATGCACCGGCTCTACAACAATCTCCATAGCAGTAACAATAATGTTCATTCTAAGCGGAATTCTAAAAGAGAGGAAGAAAGAGCCCCTCAAAGgcgttcttcttctgtagCTTACACCCAACAGCAGTTCAATGGCTGGAAGAAAGAGTTTGGCCACGCTTTTAAGAAAATCTCTGCTATTGGTAGACTGAAATCCAGCGTAAATTCTCCTACACCGGCTGGAAGCGGCCATCGTCATAACCAGCACCAGCATCAACAAGTAAACGAAGAAGATTTGTACACACAAAGACTAGCCTCTGATTTATTAGATTCGTTATTGGCAGGATGCCCGGCCTCATTGTTCGCAAGCACGCAATTTCTGAGAGACGAACATGGGAAGAGAAGGGCTCCTCTGCTATTAGCTAAACTAGATGTAAGAGTGTCTCCCTTGAAAAATGACAACAACATTTTGGATATTACCAATAGCAACCATAACCATCGTGgtaacaacaacaacaatacTGGCGAGAATTCTGATAGGAGACCCTCTATTCCAAGGAGCTCCAGCATTATAAGCATTTCTTCGAATGTGGCGGAATTTATGTATAGCAGGAACGAAAACTCTTTATTTAGAATACACTTGGAATATGGGATTGATGAAGACAGGCTCAAATGGTCTATTATAAGAAGTTATAAAGATATCAAATCACTACATcacaaattgaaaatcGTCGCGTTCCAACAACTCACTATAAGCAAGCTTTATAGTGATAACAACAGATATCATTCGTTACAACTTCCGCATTTCCCCCATTATAAAGAAATGgttaaagaaagaaatgtaatggagaaaaaagcagaaaatAAACCATCCTCTGCAGCCTCAGCTCCTCATACATCggaaaataacaataacgATAATGGCAGCAACATTACATCGTTAGAAACTTTATCATCTTCTGAAATATCTGAGTTTAATATAGATAACGTCAAAATGAAACATTTACAAGACTTAATTGACGAACCTGACGATTTCTCCCAACCGATACATTTGAGGCTAGAAAGGTATTTGAGACTACTGAACATTGCATTATGTTTGAGACCTCATGCAAATAGattgtttgaattttacGAATTATCTCCCTTAGGCAATTTATTAAGTCGTGAAAGTGGGTTCCAGGGCAAACAGGGGTATTTAGTAATTAGATCTACTGCCAAGGCCCAAGGTTGGAGAGTTTCTCATTTTGGTAAACATGCGTTTAAAGACATGATCGACAGACATACTACCAAATGGTTCCTGGTAAGAAATTCTTACCTAACTTACGTGTCGGATCTTTCTTCGACAACTCCTTTAGACGTATTCTTAATAGATTGGAAATTTAAGGTTAGATTTTCTGGGAACAAGAATAACATACTTGATAACGAAAACGAGATCAACTGGATCATTCATGATCCCAATTTAGAAATAAATGACGAACTAGAAGAGTTCggtattgaaaatgatgcCAATAATATCCTAGACAAGAATGGAAAATCGAAAACACACCAAAAGAAGTCCAATATATCTTCAaaactattattattgacCCTAGAAAACAGTGAAAGGAAACTGAAAATTATTTGCAAATCAGAGAGTTCGTTAAAGCAATGGATGAGTTCAATTATCAAAATGTCTACCTCAACACCTTGGTCGAAACCAAATAGATTTGGTAGTTTCGCACCTGTAAGAACAAATTCGTTTTGCAAATTTTTGGTAGATGGGCGTGATTATTTTTGGTCGTTAAGCGAGGCCCTCTTAATGGCAAAGGATGTCATATATATCCATGATTGGTGGCTATCCCCTGAATTATACTTGCGACGTCCGGTGAAAGGCAACCAGGGATTTAGAATTGATCGTATGCTGAAAAGTTGTGCAGAAAAAGgtatcaaaatttttattgtgATTTATAGGAATGTGGGGAATATTGTTGGGACAGATAGTCTTTGGACCAAGCATTCTATGCTAAATTTACATCCAAATATACATATCATAAGGTCTCCCAATCAATGGCTACAAAATACATATTTTTGGGCACACCACGAGAAGTTTGTCGTTATTGATGAAACATTTGCATTTATTGGTGGTACAGATTTATGTTATGGTAGATATGATACTTTTGAACACGTTCTACGAGATGATGCAGAATCTTTATTagatcaaaattttcctGGTAAGGATTATTCAAATGCCAGAATTGCTGATTTTCATGATTTAGATAAACCATTCGAATCAATGTATGATAGAAAAGTCATTCCGAGGATGCCATGGCATGATGTGCAAATGATGACTTTGGGTGAGCCAGCAAGAGACTTAGCCCGACATTTTGTTCAAAGATGGAATTACTTATTGAGAGCTAAGAGACCTAGTAGGTTAACTCCATTACTAACCCCGCCTTCAGATTTAACTGctgaagaattgaagagTTTGCCGATGTTCGAAATTCTACGCGAAAAATCGACTTGTGAAACTCAAATACTTAGAAGTGCTGGGAACTGGTCTCTTGGGCTAAAGGAAACGGAATGCTCAATTCAAAATGCTTACCTGAAGTTAATTGAACAAAGTGAACACTTTATTTATATTGAGAAtcaattcttcattacATCAACTGTCTGGAACGGGACTTGCGTTTTGAATAAAATTGGTGATGCTCTCGTTGATAGGATAGTCAAAGCTAATCAGGAGAAAAAACCTTGGAAAGCCTTTATTCTTATCCCACTAATGCCAGGATTCGATTCTCCAGTAGATACTGCAGAAGCCTCAAGTCTTCGTTTAATTATGCAATTCCAATATCAATCAATTTCAAGAGGTGAACATTCTACATTTAGTAAACTGAAGAAACTAAATATTGACCCAGCTCAATATATTCAGTTCTTTTCACTAAGAAAATGGTCGACTTTTGCGCCTAATGAAAGATTAATCACCGAGCAGCTCTACGTTCATGCTAAAATTCTGATTGCTGATGACAGAAGATGTATTATAGGGTCTGCTAATATTAACGAAAGATCACAACTGGGTAATAGAGATAGTGAGGTGGCAATTCTTATTAGAGACACCGACTTGATAAAGACCAAAATGAATGGTGACGATTACTACGCGGGAAAATTTCCTTGGGAATTAAGGCAGCGATTAATGAGGGAACATTTAGGTTGTGATGTAGATCTTGTTGagtttgttgaaaagaaatttgaaaggTTTGAAAAGTTTGCTGCAAAGAATTATGAAAAACTTCATACCCTAAGTAAGGAGGGAGATAGTGGTAACAATTGGAGCGATCGAGAAATGATCGATTCCGCTATGATTGAGCTAGGTTATCGTGAAATATTTGGTTGTAAATTTAGCCCTCAATGGAAGAGTGGTCATGGAAACAGTGTTGATGATGGAAGCACTCAGTGTGgcataaatgaaaaagaagtgGGAagagaagatgaaaacgtttatgaaaaattcttcaattctgTGGACTACGGTAAATCATCACGTAAGAGAACGCCTCTGCCCAAACATAATTTTGCATCTTTAGGGCTAACATTCAACCACAGGGCAGGAATTGAAAATGTCGGTATACGAGACCACAAAGTCTTAAGTACTGATCCAAGATTAAGAAAGAATGATGAACATAAAAAAGAGGTTGATGGCTACGGTCCCGATTGTTGGAAAAAGGAATccaacaaaaaattcaaggCCGATGCAACTGAACAGCTAAAGGAGTGGGCATTGAACTCATTGGCCTCGAAAGTTCTTGACGATAaagaaatgataaaatcaGAAATTCCAGAAggattttcaaattatttgCCCAATGAGAAAGATCTAGAAATGTATCTCACGGATAAAACTGTTACCAATAGAAACAAATGGAGTATGCTCAAAAGGATATGCTACTTGCAATATTTATCTCATAAACTCGACGAAAGAAAAACACAGAGattgaagaaaatcaaagataTGAGAAGACATTTAAGTTCAAGCACAGAAAGTACCAGAAATGGGTCTAATAGTCTGCCATTAAACGAAAAGAGCAATGAAGGAGAAAGCACTAATGTCGACCAAGATATCGAAGGCGATGAATATCATAGATTGCACgaagatattttgaaaaatcaagaacTAGATGATGGTTCACTGGACGATCTACTTTCTCAGATAATTCCTAAGATCACTAACTTTAACAGTGGTGAAATTGATGAcgcaaaaaaagaagagttATTGAAACTCAACTTCATTGACCCGTATTCCTTCGAGGATCCTCTTATTTCTTCGTTTTCTGAAGGGCTATGGTTCACTATAGCCTTGAGAAATACATTACTCTATAAATTAGTGTTTCATTGTCAACCCGATAATGCTGTAcaaaattggaaagaatatGGAGAATTTACTGAATTAGAAcaagaatttcaaataaaccAGGAAAAGTTGATTGACTTAGAGGCTGAAAATATTAATTCTACTACTACAAATGTTGTAGATAAGGATagggaaaaggaaaaaatgagaaaagcCGCTGAATTGAGAATGAAGTTATCCGGTAGTTTGCTTTATGGATTCAATCAAAAGGTTTTTGACAAACATACGGCGCAGAGAATCTTGGAAAGGATCCACGGTCATTTGGTCATTTTCCCAACCGAATGGTTAGCTAAAGAAGTTGAGAGTAGAAATTGGATTTTTAACTCGGATAGACTTTCTCCAATGGAAATCTACAATTAA
- the DAL80 gene encoding Dal80p (Negative regulator of genes in multiple nitrogen degradation pathways; expression is regulated by nitrogen levels and by Gln3p; member of the GATA-binding family, forms homodimers and heterodimers with Gzf3p; DAL80 has a paralog, GZF3, that arose from the whole genome duplication) produces MVLSDSLKLPSPTLSAAAGVDDCDGEDHPTCQNCFTVKTPLWRRDEHGTVLCNACGLFLKLHGEPRPISLKTDTIKSRNRKKLNNNNVNTNANTHSNDPNKIFKRKKRLLTTGGGSLPTNNPKVSILEKFMVSGSIKPLLKPKETVPNTKECSTQRGKFSLDPCEPSGKNYLYQINGSDIYTSNIELTRLPNLSTLLEPSPFSDSAVPEIELTWKLHNEEEVIKLKTKISELELVTDLYKKHIFQLNEKCKQLEVELHSRASVQSHPQH; encoded by the coding sequence ATGGTGCTTAGTGATTCGTTGAAGCTGCCCTCGCCTACACTTTCAGCTGCTGCTGGAGTGGATGATTGTGACGGAGAGGACCACCCCACGTGCCAGAATTGTTTCACTGTCAAAACGCCCCTATGGAGAAGAGATGAACACGGTACTGTTCTCTGTAATGCATGTGGCCTCTTCCTGAAGTTGCACGGGGAACCAAGGCCTATCAGCTTGAAGACGGACACCATTAAGTCAAGAAATAGGAAAAAGCTGAATAACAACAATGTGAACACTAATGCCAATACCCATTCTAACGACccaaataaaatattcaagagaaagaagagaCTGCTTACAACTGGTGGTGGTTCATTACCTACGAATAATCCGAAGGTTTCTATTCTGGAAAAGTTTATGGTGAGCGGGTCCATTAAGCCACTGTTAAAACCAAAGGAAACCGTTCCCAACACAAAGGAGTGCTCCACGCAGCGgggaaaattttctttggaCCCCTGCGAACCTAGTGGGAAAAACTACCTCTATCAGATCAACGGTTCAGATATATACACGTCAAATATAGAGCTGACAAGGCTGCCTAATTTGTCAACATTATTAGAACCCTCACCTTTTTCAGATTCCGCTGTACCAGAAATAGAACTAACTTGGAAGCTACATAATGAGGAGGAGGTAATCAAATTGAAGACCAAGATAAGCGAATTGGAGTTGGTGACAGACCTATACAAAAAGCACATATTCCAACTGAACGAAAAATGCAAGCAACTGGAAGTGGAACTACACTCCAGAGCTTCAGTACAATCTCACCCACAACATTAA
- the DID2 gene encoding Did2p (Class E protein of the vacuolar protein-sorting (Vps) pathway; binds Vps4p and directs it to dissociate ESCRT-III complexes; forms a functional and physical complex with Ist1p; human ortholog may be altered in breast tumors): MSRNSAAGLENTLFQLKFTSKQLQKQANKASKEEKQETNKLKRALNENEDISRIYASNAIRKKNERLQLLKLASRVDSVASRVQTAVTMRQVSASMGQVCKGMDKALQNMNLQQITMIMDKFEQQFEDLDTSVNVYEDMGVNSDAMLVDNDKVDELMSKVADENGMELKQSAKLDNVPEIKAKEVNVDDEKEDKLAQRLRALRG; the protein is encoded by the coding sequence ATGTCACGTAATTCTGCAGCAGGTTTGGAAAACACTCTTTTCCAACTAAAGTTTACATCAAAACAATTACAAAAGCAAGCCAATAAAGCCtcaaaggaagaaaaacagGAAACTAATAAGCTCAAACGTGCTcttaatgaaaatgaagatataTCTCGTATATATGCATCCAATGCtataagaaagaaaaatgaaagattACAACTGTTGAAGTTGGCATCACGGGTGGATTCGGTCGCATCAAGGGTACAAACCGCCGTCACGATGAGGCAGGTGTCAGCATCAATGGGGCAAGTTTGCAAAGGCATGGATAAGGCGTTACAGAATATGAACCTCCAACAGATAACCATGATAATGGACAAGTTCGAACAGCAATTCGAAGATTTGGACACCAGTGTTAACGTATATGAAGATATGGGTGTGAATTCGGATGCCATGCTGGTGGACAACGATAAGGTGGATGAACTAATGAGCAAAGTTGCTGACGAAAATGGCATGGAATTGAAGCAAAGTGCAAAACTGGACAATGTTCCGGAGATAAAGGCGAAAGAGGTTAATGTTGACGACGAAAAGGAAGACAAACTTGCACAAAGACTAAGAGCATTGAGGGGCTGA